A genomic region of Rhea pennata isolate bPtePen1 chromosome 14, bPtePen1.pri, whole genome shotgun sequence contains the following coding sequences:
- the IL17B gene encoding interleukin-17B — MERAPNLLLFCIFTFAMVLVPEAKDQSKGVKGKRRGPARSTTAPPALAWAPDDTYTPMEDYERSIQDMVRQLKNSSELGDTKCQVNLRLWRSNRRSLSPWAYSINHDATRIPADIPEARCLCTGCINPFTMQEDRTMASIPIYSRLPVRRLLCQVSGEVGHKPSTKKCQKKYQTVMETIAVGCTCIF, encoded by the exons ATGGAGCGGGCTCCAAACCTG CTTCTCTTCTGCATCTTCACCTTTGCCATGGTCCTAGTCCCAGAAGCGAAGGACCAAAGTAAGGGAgtgaagggaaagagaagagggcCAGCACGGTCCACCacagctccccctgccctggcTTGGGCCCCGGATGACACCTACACCCCCATGGAGGACTACGAACGGAGCATCCAGGACATGGTGCGCCAGCTCAAGAACAGCTCCGAGCTGGGTGACACCAAGTGCCAGGTCAACCTGAGGCTCTGGAGGTCCAACCGAAGAAGCTTATCCCCCTGGGCATACAG CATAAATCACGATGCAACACGGATCCCAGCAGACATCCCTGAGGCCCGATGCCTCTGCACTGGCTGCATCAACCCCTTCACAATGCAGGAGGACCGCACCATGGCCAGCATTCCCATCTACAGCCGGCTGCCTGTCCGCCGGCTGCTCTGTCAGGTGTCGGGCGAGGTGGGGCACAAGCCCTCCACGAAGAAGTGTCAGAAGAAGTACCAGACAGTCATGGAAACCATAGCTGTGGGCTGCACCTGCATCTTCTGA